The proteins below are encoded in one region of Plutella xylostella chromosome 13, ilPluXylo3.1, whole genome shotgun sequence:
- the LOC105384442 gene encoding 39S ribosomal protein L27, mitochondrial, producing the protein MVFNFLLKCNQAKSIAVETVRHASKKTGGSTSNTNCKTKPKHRGWKVQDGHHVKPSHILATQLTTRFHPGLNVGLGRNGTLFAIEAGKVVVTCEKFEPNWEHSWVQRNYAGRHQQTIYKKYYNVIPEPQHSRFKLVDEV; encoded by the exons ATGGTTTTCAATTTTCTTCTAAAATGTAACCAAGCTAAATCAATCGCTGTTG AAACAGTCCGTCATGCCAGCAAGAAGACCGGAGGCAGTACCTCGAACACCAACTGCAAGACGAAGCCCAAGCACCGCGGCTGGAAGGTGCAGGACGGCCACCACGTCAAGCCGAGCCACATCCTCGCCACGCAGCTCACCACTAGGTTCCATCCCGGACTTAAT gtGGGTCTAGGCCGCAATGGTACTCTCTTTGCGATTGAAGCCGGCAAAGTTGTAGTGACATGTGAGAAGTTTGAGCCCAACTGGGAACACTCGTGGGTGCAGCGGAACTACGCAGGAAGACACCAACAAACCATATACAAGAAATACTACAATGTCATCCCGGAACCCCAACATAGTAGATTTAAGCTTGTTGATGAAGTTTGA